Below is a window of Planktothrix tepida PCC 9214 DNA.
TAGCAATGACATCACCGAGTTCATCATTTCTTTGAATTAATTGGGAATAAAATTTAGGTGCAGGTTTGTTATTAACAATAGCTTTTCCCGCTTCCATTAAATCTAATCGTAGTTTCAAAATTGGGACAATAACCGTTTTCCCTAAAACAAATAAAGTTGTTGAGGTGACAAAAATAGCAATAATTAAAACCAACCCAGCAATTCTTAAAATATAAGCGTAAATATCAGCATTGATGCTGGAAGCGTCATGACGAATAATCACAAGATATTTATTTTTGATCAGAAGTGTATTACAAGCAACATCATAGCGATCGCCTTGTTCTTGACGCAAATATAATGTTTCACCTTTCACCGCCTGTGCAAAGCTTAGAAGGGGGGGTTCACCAAATTCACCGATTAATTCTCCGGTATTTCGATAAACAGCACCGCCTAAAATCTCAGGATTCAAATAATGTAAATGACTTAATTGTTGTAGAAGTTCAGCATCGGATTGATAAGGATAGGTTTCAATCATCCAGGCAATTTTACCCGCCGACATTGTAGGTAAGCGTTTCAACAATTCCTGCTGACGTTGATACACTGAAGGAATTAGAATTAAAATCTCGACAAACACCAAACTCAAAAATACCCAAAGTGTGATGGTTGCAGAAAGTCGAGCATTTAGAAGTTTAAAAAATAATTTAAGTTGTTCACGCATAAATTGATGGCTCCTCTAAATATCTGTTTTTTTACAGGTAGATTGATAACTTTCGAGCTAATTCATTTTCTGGGCTCTCTTTTAAACGAATTATTAACCATAATTTTAGTTGGCTTTATTGGCAATTTAAGGTACAATTAATCTATCAATGCAAAATTGTCTAATTTGTACCCTCTGGAGTTGAATATTAACTATCCACAAAACTCACATTCCCAAAGAATGATCCAATGTTAAGACAGATTTAGTTAAAATCAGGATAATTTAACTTGAAATTATTTGTCAGCTATCGGGTTTTTAACTGTTGAGAGTTGACCGTTAACAGATAACAGACACCAGACACTAGACAACAAAATCAATATAACTAAGGTTAATCAATGACAATGGATCCCAATTCATCCTCGTCTCATTCCCAAGAAGTTCAGGAGAACCCTGAAAGCCTTAATGGTGGGGTACTTCAGCCACACGATTCCCCCCATCTACCCCCCCCCATGGAGGAAATACAACTGAATTCTGGGGAATCTTGGGAGATCGAGACCCAAAACCCAATTTTGGAGGATCATCCCAGTTCTGTATCGGGTTCAATCGTCGTGCTATCAGCGATGGCTTTGATGATTTTAGGGCTAGGAATCGATAATATTACCCTAGGATATGTCAGTGCTTTGGCAACATTGGTAGTTTCCCTGCGCTTGATCTGGTCAGGTTGGGGTAAAGTTTGGACAACTTTAATTCCAGCAAGCTGGCGTAGTTTAATTATTGCTTGTTTTGGGATTTTAGGCTCTTTAATTGGGTTAGTTATTTTTAGTAATGCTAACACCGCAAATGAAGTCAGTAATATTACGATTAATTGGGATGCAATTGGCGCTTTAGGGGATTTAGGAGGAGCATTAGGTCAAATTTTAATTGCGATTCTTGCCGTTTATGTAGCTTGGCGACAGTATATTATTTCCAGAGATTTAACGATTCAACAAAACCGAATTACTCAACAACAAACGATTGATGCTTATTTTCAGGGAGTCTCAGATTTAGCATTAGGAGAACAAGGATTATTAGAAGATTGGCCCCAAGAACGAGTAATTGCAGAAGGACGAACATCGGCGATTATTAAAAGTGTTGATGCGGAAGGAAAAGCCAAAATTCTGAGGTTTTTATCCCAAGCTAAATTAATTACTCCATTACAACGCGATCGCCATTTAGGACGTCCAATGTTAGATGGAAATGGCAATTATGCAGAAGATCGAGATCATGGGGTACGAGTGATTGATTTAGGGGCGATGTTAGCGGGTGCAGATTTATCTCAAACTGACCTCCGACGCACGGATCTCAGTGATGCGAATTTAGTCAAAGCTAATTTACAGGGATGTGATTTAGTTCGCGCTAATTTAGCCAGATCGATTCTCTATGAAGCCAATTTATCTTATACAAATTTGCGTGCTATCAGACTGTTTTATGGTTCGCCAGAAACAGCTTCTCCTCGCAGTAAAACCTTAATTCCTAATTTTAATACCGGAGAACATACAGGGGCTGTTGTGGAAAATGCTGACTTTACTGGGATTGAAAATCTATCAGAAGAAAATCGCTATTATTGCTGTGCATGGTGCGGTTCTAAATCTCGAAAAACCATCCCCGGAGGTTGCGAAGGAATTCCAAATAAATTAGATCGATAAGTTTTGGGGGTGTCGGGTATTTTCGGGAATCTTTCTTATTTTTTAATCATTTTTGCTAAAAAAACTTCAATAACTTCAGTCAACATTAAAGCCAAGGTTAATAGAAGTTCAATGATTAAAAATAAGGGAAGGAAAATGACTTGAACGATCCAGAGTATAACTTTCTTGCTTTGTTTCATTTGAGTTTGGGCGGTCATCATTCGCAGCGCTCGAACTAAAATTCGGATTAAGCGAATTCTATAGCTAATCTTGAGATCTTTAAACTTAGGATTATCAAATTGAACTTGACCCGAATTAAACAGTTGATTTAATGTTAAAATAGAGTCTTGGGTATCAATTTTTGAAAAGTTTAAATGGAGCCAAGTTAAACCACACAGTCGCCCTAAAATAAAATCCTGTTCTCGATATTTTTTATCAAAAAAACCGCCAAAAGCGTTGAGAAAATCCGATGCTAATAGTTCATCTGCATCCTTGGGTTCTTCTACAATCGGAGTTTTAAACAAAGAACGGAATTTTTGATAAAGGGCTTCCAGTTGCGTTCGAGCTTCTATATCCTCAATCAAACTAATTTGATTTAAAATTAAAGGTGTAATAGGTGAGAGTTGAATATGATGATAGGGGATAGCTTTTTCTAGGTCAGCTTTAATTTGAGAAAGTGTGTCTTCCGGTGAATGTTCTGATAACGTTTCTAAACTCGATAATATCTTTTCTTTATAATCCACTTGTTCATTAATTTGAACAATTTGTTTTAACTGCATCGCATCCTGTTGAATGGAGGGAATTTTCAATCCTTTAAACAACAAATCCAAAAGATTAAACTGATTCTTCTTCAAACTAGGTTTACTATCTAAATTTTCTAAAGAATAGGGAGAAACATAAACATACAATCGATCATCTCGCTCTGTTTTAACTTTGCGGTTAAATTCATGACTAAACTTAAGAAAATCTCGACCTTCTTCTTGAAGGAAAGACTCTGAATTCGGCAAAGAACTTAATCGAATATTCGCTTCTAAATCAATGGCTTTTAAAATCGGTAAATTATCTAAAATTCCCCCATCAGTATACCAAAATTTCAGATTTTCCTGGGGACAAAACATCGGTAAAGTCGGATCTAACTGTTGTTCACCAGATTTAGAACAAATTGTAAAATAAGCTGGACTTAAATTTTTTAAGTTATAACTTTTAATATTTGATCGATCTTCAACGGGAGGAAAAGCCAGAGGAAAAGCCCCAGAAATTAAACTACTATCAACAACTT
It encodes the following:
- a CDS encoding patatin-like phospholipase family protein — its product is MVLTNSSPNPVPISLNLSGGIALGAYMAGVCFELVRQARKDNAPLLIDLITGASAGAMTGAITAYYLLNREILDSDYEAQNLLAQAWVERADMKDIDTVFAIEDYRQALKNVFKSENESLLSQKGIKNIANLITQNTDQLKIHQPLALVMTVTNLQGLLVTYENKCRNYSGIPAINHAETRRFLFHSELNRQGDRLQKIWNKVVDSSLISGAFPLAFPPVEDRSNIKSYNLKNLSPAYFTICSKSGEQQLDPTLPMFCPQENLKFWYTDGGILDNLPILKAIDLEANIRLSSLPNSESFLQEEGRDFLKFSHEFNRKVKTERDDRLYVYVSPYSLENLDSKPSLKKNQFNLLDLLFKGLKIPSIQQDAMQLKQIVQINEQVDYKEKILSSLETLSEHSPEDTLSQIKADLEKAIPYHHIQLSPITPLILNQISLIEDIEARTQLEALYQKFRSLFKTPIVEEPKDADELLASDFLNAFGGFFDKKYREQDFILGRLCGLTWLHLNFSKIDTQDSILTLNQLFNSGQVQFDNPKFKDLKISYRIRLIRILVRALRMMTAQTQMKQSKKVILWIVQVIFLPLFLIIELLLTLALMLTEVIEVFLAKMIKK
- a CDS encoding pentapeptide repeat-containing protein, with the translated sequence MTMDPNSSSSHSQEVQENPESLNGGVLQPHDSPHLPPPMEEIQLNSGESWEIETQNPILEDHPSSVSGSIVVLSAMALMILGLGIDNITLGYVSALATLVVSLRLIWSGWGKVWTTLIPASWRSLIIACFGILGSLIGLVIFSNANTANEVSNITINWDAIGALGDLGGALGQILIAILAVYVAWRQYIISRDLTIQQNRITQQQTIDAYFQGVSDLALGEQGLLEDWPQERVIAEGRTSAIIKSVDAEGKAKILRFLSQAKLITPLQRDRHLGRPMLDGNGNYAEDRDHGVRVIDLGAMLAGADLSQTDLRRTDLSDANLVKANLQGCDLVRANLARSILYEANLSYTNLRAIRLFYGSPETASPRSKTLIPNFNTGEHTGAVVENADFTGIENLSEENRYYCCAWCGSKSRKTIPGGCEGIPNKLDR